GCCACTGATTCCGATTTGAGTCGAATACGACAGCGTCTGTCGGCCGGATCCGTCGGCACGTTGTGCCAGCAACCAGTACTGGCGGAATTCCGTTTCGAATCGGGCATAGTCGTAATCCCCAAAGACTTCTTCAAAACTGAATTCGAAGTAGTGTCCTTCGCCGGCTTGGATCGGGCTGTCACGGGTGTCGTGGACCAGGGCGATTTGGCCGCTGTACAGTTCGTTGTCACCAAGAGCGCTGTCCAGTTGCGGAATGCCCAAGACACGCGGGTTGGTGACGTCGACGTTTTGCCCACTGATACCCAGGCTGATTGAAAGGTCGGGCGTGATGCGATAGCCAAAGCTCAGGCGACCGCCCAGGCGTTCTTCGTCCCAGTCATCGAATCGCCGGTCATACAGGAACCCGCTGACGTTCATGCTGATGGGCAGATAGCCGAATAGGTTGGGATCACCGAACGATGCGGTGTAGCGTTGGAATTGGCTGCCGGGGACCGCTTCGATCCGCAGGGTTTGACCGGCACCGCGAAACGCCGTACCGCCGATCAGGTCGGACCAAGACGTTGGAAAACGAGTGATGTCAAAGTTGCGTTCGTCAATCGTGATTTGACCGGTGACGCCGGCGTCGCTGTTGACGGCACCGCCGAACATGATCCGGCCGGTTCGGGCGGGGTATCCGTTGACGATCAAATCGGCGTCACGAATGGGCGGCATCATGGGGGCCGGCGGTGGCGCGTTCAGCACATCGCCGCCCATCGGGGAACCGAACGGCGAACCGTACGTGTCGACCGTGTTGCCCGGCATCGGTGCGGGAACAGGGACGGCACCAGGTGTCGTCGGGTATTGTCGCGAAACATAGGGTTGGGGTTGGCCAAAGCCGACGCCGTTGTCGACGTTACTGGCGCGGCCGGTTTGTCCGGTGGTCGGCGTGGTGGCCGAGGCGGGGATGACCGTCGAAGCGGGGGTGGCGGTGGTGCCGAGATTCGGCGACGAAGCTTGGATCACCGATCCGTCGGCGGTCGCCGGGGTACCGGCAGTAACGCCGCTGGTAGCCGAAGCCTGAGCGATCGACGGTGTGGCGGATTGCAAACTCGGACCGGTGACCGGTGGTCCGGCACCCATCGATAATGATGATCCGGGACCGGGGTTGGGGCCGAATTGGTTACAGCCGGTCAGCGCGATCAGTCCGCCGACTATCAGCGTCTTGGCCCAGCGACCGGTTCGGTCGGCGGTCTTCGCAGGTTCACCGTGCGTGTTGTTCATGCAGAAACGTTCCATGGTGTTCATCGAAGCTCCTGCCTTGGCACG
The DNA window shown above is from Crateriforma spongiae and carries:
- a CDS encoding BamA/OMP85 family outer membrane protein, with amino-acid sequence MNTMERFCMNNTHGEPAKTADRTGRWAKTLIVGGLIALTGCNQFGPNPGPGSSLSMGAGPPVTGPSLQSATPSIAQASATSGVTAGTPATADGSVIQASSPNLGTTATPASTVIPASATTPTTGQTGRASNVDNGVGFGQPQPYVSRQYPTTPGAVPVPAPMPGNTVDTYGSPFGSPMGGDVLNAPPPAPMMPPIRDADLIVNGYPARTGRIMFGGAVNSDAGVTGQITIDERNFDITRFPTSWSDLIGGTAFRGAGQTLRIEAVPGSQFQRYTASFGDPNLFGYLPISMNVSGFLYDRRFDDWDEERLGGRLSFGYRITPDLSISLGISGQNVDVTNPRVLGIPQLDSALGDNELYSGQIALVHDTRDSPIQAGEGHYFEFSFEEVFGDYDYARFETEFRQYWLLAQRADGSGRQTLSYSTQIGISGEETPIFENFFAGGYATMRGFDFRGASPSIAGVEVGGRFQWLNAIEYMFPITADDAFRGVAFVDFGTVEQDIEINKDNFRVAPGVGLRVAIPMMGPAPLAFDFAFPVAKADTDDERMFSFYMSLIR